The Kitasatospora sp. NBC_00374 genome has a segment encoding these proteins:
- a CDS encoding beta strand repeat-containing protein — MAAPTLGVVSPNQGASAGGTSVTLTGSGFTGATAVKFGATAATSFTVSADTVISAVSPAGSGTVQVTVTTPGGTSNGLPYTYTGSAAPTLGVVSPNQGASAGGTSVTLTGSGFTGATAVKFGATAATSFTVVSGTVISAVSPAGSGTVQVTVTTPGGTSNGLPYTYTGSAAPTLGVVSPNQGASAGGTSVTLTGSGFTGATAVKFGATAATSFTVVSGTVISAVAPAGSGTVQVTVTTPGGTSNGVAYSYLPAPALTGVVPNQGPLSGGNTVTLTGSNLTTATAVKFGATAATSFTVVSDTQITAIAPPAGSGTVQVTVTTPGGTSNGVAYSYLPAPALTGVVPNQGPLSGGNTVTLTGSNLTTATAVKFGATAATSFTVVSDTQITAIAPPSTAGPVNITVTAPGGTNAPNVFYYYVNIPVLIGVVPNQGPLSGGNTVTLTGSNLTTATAVTFGAAPAAFTVVSDVQLVATAPPGATGPVNLTVTTPGGTSNGLPYSYLSAPVLTGVVPNQGPLSGGNTVTLTGSNLTTATAVTFGAAPAAFTVVSDVQLVATAPPGATGPVNLTVTTPGGTSNGLPYTRLLPPST; from the coding sequence TTGGCCGCCCCGACCCTCGGTGTCGTCAGCCCCAACCAGGGTGCGAGTGCCGGTGGCACCTCGGTCACCCTGACCGGCAGTGGCTTCACCGGTGCCACGGCGGTGAAGTTCGGTGCGACGGCCGCGACTTCGTTCACCGTCAGCGCCGATACCGTGATCTCCGCTGTCTCGCCTGCGGGCAGCGGCACCGTTCAGGTCACCGTCACCACTCCCGGCGGCACCAGCAACGGCCTCCCCTACACCTACACCGGCTCGGCCGCCCCGACGCTCGGTGTCGTCAGTCCCAACCAGGGTGCGAGTGCCGGTGGTACCTCGGTCACCCTGACCGGCAGTGGCTTCACCGGTGCCACGGCGGTGAAGTTCGGTGCGACGGCCGCGACTTCGTTCACCGTCGTCTCCGGCACTGTGATCTCCGCTGTCTCGCCTGCGGGTAGCGGCACCGTCCAGGTCACCGTGACCACTCCCGGCGGCACCAGCAACGGCCTTCCGTACACCTACACCGGCTCGGCCGCCCCGACGCTCGGTGTCGTCAGTCCCAACCAGGGTGCGAGTGCCGGTGGTACCTCGGTCACCCTGACCGGCAGTGGCTTCACCGGTGCCACGGCGGTGAAGTTCGGTGCGACGGCCGCGACCTCGTTCACCGTCGTCTCCGGCACTGTGATCTCCGCTGTCGCGCCTGCGGGTAGCGGCACCGTCCAGGTCACCGTGACCACCCCCGGCGGCACCAGCAACGGCGTGGCCTACAGCTATCTGCCGGCTCCCGCGCTCACCGGTGTGGTGCCGAACCAGGGTCCCCTCTCCGGCGGCAACACCGTCACCCTGACCGGCAGCAACCTCACCACCGCCACCGCGGTGAAGTTCGGTGCGACGGCCGCGACCTCGTTCACCGTGGTCTCCGACACCCAGATCACGGCGATCGCTCCGCCTGCGGGCAGCGGCACCGTCCAGGTCACCGTGACCACCCCCGGCGGCACCAGCAACGGCGTGGCCTACAGCTATCTGCCGGCTCCCGCGCTCACCGGTGTGGTGCCGAACCAGGGTCCCCTCTCCGGCGGCAACACCGTCACCCTGACCGGCAGCAACCTCACCACCGCCACGGCGGTGAAGTTCGGTGCGACGGCCGCGACCTCGTTCACCGTGGTCTCCGACACCCAGATCACGGCGATCGCTCCGCCCTCGACCGCCGGACCCGTCAACATCACCGTCACCGCCCCCGGCGGCACCAACGCCCCGAACGTCTTCTACTACTACGTCAACATCCCCGTGCTCATCGGCGTGGTGCCGAACCAGGGTCCCCTCTCCGGCGGCAACACCGTCACCCTGACCGGCAGCAACCTCACCACCGCCACCGCCGTCACCTTCGGCGCCGCACCGGCCGCCTTCACCGTCGTCTCCGACGTCCAGCTCGTCGCCACCGCCCCACCGGGAGCCACCGGACCGGTCAACCTCACCGTGACCACCCCCGGCGGCACCAGCAACGGCCTCCCCTACAGTTACCTGTCGGCTCCCGTGCTCACCGGTGTGGTGCCGAACCAGGGTCCCCTCTCCGGCGGCAACACCGTCACCCTGACCGGCAGCAACCTCACCACCGCCACCGCCGTCACCTTCGGTGCCGCACCGGCCGCCTTCACCGTCGTCTCCGACGTCCAGCTCGTCGCCACCGCCCCACCGGGAGCCACCGGACCGGTCAACCTCACCGTGACCACCCCCGGCGGCACCAGCAACGGCCTCCCCTACACCCGTCTGCTCCCGCCCAGCACCTAG
- the speB gene encoding agmatinase yields MTHPEPRGPVDSSHVPRYAGPATFARLPRLDEVARADVAVVGVPFDSGVSYRPGARFGGNAVREASRLLRPYNPAQDASPFALAQVADAGDVTANPFDIGEAIESIEAAADGLLATGARLMTLGGDHTVALPLLRAVARRHGPVALLHFDAHLDTWDTYFGAEYTHGTPFRRAVEEGILDTEALSHVGTRGPLYGRQDLTDDRKMGFGIVTSADVMRRGVDEVAQQLRERIGDRPLYVSIDIDVLDPAHAPGTGTPEAGGLTSRELLEILRGLAGCRLVSADLVEVAPAYDHAEITAVAASHTAYELVTLMARQISAGRADGDR; encoded by the coding sequence ATGACCCATCCCGAACCGCGCGGCCCCGTCGACTCCTCACACGTCCCCCGCTACGCCGGACCGGCCACCTTCGCCCGGCTGCCGCGCCTGGACGAAGTGGCCCGCGCGGACGTCGCGGTGGTCGGCGTCCCCTTCGACAGCGGGGTCTCGTACCGGCCCGGCGCGCGGTTCGGCGGCAACGCCGTCCGGGAGGCCAGCCGCCTGCTGCGCCCCTACAACCCGGCCCAGGACGCCTCCCCGTTCGCGCTCGCCCAGGTCGCCGACGCCGGCGACGTCACCGCCAACCCGTTCGACATCGGCGAGGCGATCGAGAGCATCGAGGCGGCCGCCGACGGCCTGCTCGCCACCGGCGCCCGCCTGATGACCCTCGGCGGCGACCACACCGTCGCCCTGCCGCTGCTGCGCGCGGTGGCGCGCCGCCACGGCCCGGTGGCGTTGCTGCACTTCGACGCGCACCTCGACACCTGGGACACCTACTTCGGCGCGGAGTACACCCACGGCACGCCGTTCCGGCGCGCCGTCGAGGAGGGCATCCTGGACACCGAGGCGCTCTCGCACGTCGGCACCCGCGGACCGCTCTACGGCCGGCAGGACCTGACCGACGACCGGAAGATGGGCTTCGGCATCGTCACCTCCGCCGACGTCATGCGGCGGGGCGTGGACGAGGTGGCCCAGCAGCTGCGCGAACGGATCGGCGACCGTCCGCTCTACGTCTCCATCGACATCGACGTGCTCGACCCCGCCCACGCGCCCGGCACCGGTACCCCCGAGGCGGGCGGCCTCACCTCCCGTGAGCTGCTGGAGATCCTGCGCGGTCTGGCCGGCTGCCGGCTGGTCTCCGCCGACCTGGTGGAGGTCGCCCCGGCCTACGACCACGCGGAGATCACCGCGGTGGCGGCCTCGCACACCGCCTACGAGCTCGTCACGCTGATGGCCCGGCAGATCTCCGCGGGCCGAGCGGACGGCGACCGGTGA
- a CDS encoding thiamine pyrophosphate-binding protein: MNRVRTGGDLVVESLTALGAECVFGIPGQHALGLFDALGRSGLRYVGLRVENNAGFAADGYARTARTVAPLLLSTGPGALTSLAALQEAAAAAVPVLAVSSQIPGPGLGGRRKGYLHELVDQQASFRDVVKSVHVARSASQIPSAVAAAWESALTVPYGPVWVEVPQDVLLAETFVPPVSGLRAEPRPLHPRPELIAEAAALLGSARCPVILAGGGVVRAGATERLRRLAERVRAPVASTFGGKGAFPWEHPLSLQSWLEDRYTTDLLEDADVLLVAGSGLGELSSNYHTFAPRGRVVQIEADLGKLESNHPALGIHADAALALGALCEAVPTRAPDGLAEASAADLLKRVRERIAGQGLDLEQRVLAAVRAALPDDAPAFFDMTILGYWAWSAWDARHPGAMHSAQGAGGLGYAFPAALGAAAALDGVPTPVLAVTGDGGAMYSIAELATAAQHRLPVTWLIVDDGGYGILREYMTGAFGRATGTELVRPDFVRLAEAFGVPATATTPDRLREDLAAALGAPGPSVVVLPALLRMFEPTHLGG; encoded by the coding sequence GTGAACCGCGTCCGTACCGGCGGCGACCTCGTCGTCGAGTCCCTGACCGCCCTCGGCGCCGAGTGCGTCTTCGGGATCCCCGGTCAGCACGCGCTGGGGCTCTTCGACGCCCTCGGCCGCTCCGGGCTGCGCTACGTCGGCCTGCGGGTGGAGAACAACGCCGGCTTCGCCGCCGACGGCTACGCCCGCACCGCCCGGACCGTGGCCCCGCTGCTGCTGTCCACCGGCCCCGGGGCGCTGACCTCGCTCGCCGCGCTGCAGGAGGCGGCCGCCGCGGCCGTCCCGGTGCTGGCGGTCAGCAGCCAGATCCCCGGCCCGGGCCTCGGCGGGCGCCGCAAGGGCTATCTGCACGAACTCGTCGACCAGCAGGCGAGCTTCCGTGACGTGGTGAAGTCCGTGCACGTCGCCCGCAGCGCCTCGCAGATCCCCTCCGCCGTCGCGGCGGCCTGGGAGTCGGCACTCACCGTCCCGTACGGTCCGGTCTGGGTGGAGGTGCCGCAGGACGTCCTGCTCGCCGAGACCTTCGTGCCGCCGGTGAGCGGCCTGCGCGCCGAGCCGCGGCCGCTCCACCCCCGCCCGGAGCTGATCGCCGAGGCCGCGGCCCTGCTCGGGTCCGCCCGGTGCCCGGTGATCCTGGCGGGCGGCGGCGTCGTGCGGGCCGGTGCCACCGAGCGGTTGCGCAGGCTCGCCGAGCGGGTGCGGGCTCCCGTCGCGAGCACCTTCGGGGGCAAGGGCGCCTTCCCCTGGGAACACCCGCTCTCCCTGCAGTCCTGGCTGGAGGACCGGTACACCACCGATCTCCTGGAGGACGCCGACGTGCTCCTGGTGGCCGGCTCGGGTCTGGGTGAACTCTCCAGCAACTACCACACGTTCGCGCCGCGCGGCCGGGTCGTCCAGATCGAGGCCGACCTCGGCAAGCTGGAGTCCAACCACCCGGCCCTGGGCATCCACGCGGACGCGGCCCTCGCGCTCGGCGCGCTGTGCGAGGCCGTCCCGACCAGGGCCCCCGACGGCCTCGCCGAGGCGAGCGCCGCCGACCTGCTCAAGCGGGTCCGCGAACGGATCGCCGGCCAGGGGCTGGACCTGGAGCAGCGGGTGCTCGCGGCCGTACGCGCCGCGCTGCCCGACGACGCCCCGGCCTTCTTCGACATGACGATCCTGGGCTACTGGGCCTGGTCCGCCTGGGACGCGCGCCACCCGGGTGCCATGCACTCCGCCCAGGGCGCGGGCGGTCTCGGCTACGCCTTCCCGGCGGCGCTCGGGGCCGCCGCGGCCCTGGACGGCGTGCCCACGCCCGTGCTCGCCGTCACCGGGGACGGCGGCGCGATGTACTCGATCGCCGAGCTGGCCACCGCCGCGCAGCACCGCCTCCCGGTGACCTGGCTGATCGTCGACGACGGCGGCTACGGCATTCTGCGCGAGTACATGACCGGCGCCTTCGGCCGGGCCACGGGCACCGAACTGGTCCGGCCGGACTTCGTCCGTCTCGCCGAGGCGTTCGGTGTCCCCGCCACGGCGACCACCCCCGACCGCCTCCGGGAGGATCTGGCCGCCGCTCTCGGCGCGCCCGGCCCGTCCGTCGTGGTGCTGCCGGCCCTGCTGCGGATGTTCGAGCCGACCCACCTCGGCGGGTGA
- a CDS encoding alpha/beta hydrolase, translating into MRSFPSAWRHRTRALAAAVALAAVTMLAAPSARAADPLPPVLADGFGLTQVGAATGTATNFVITVTTAQVAGRHHIRIILPRGYADQPARRYPVFYLLHGAPDDPANPGLAFPALTASESMITVIPDGGLRGWYTNWLDQHTAAGAQNWETFHLTQVLPFVDANLRTVTTKQGRAIGGISMGGFGALHYAQARPDLFSQVATYSGADDISGDEAVVRAAVVASLTNFGAALCGSTTTPGSSCGLDFGPSVSSDALFGSPYPFFNADWRWNAADPSTHMGRLAGMGISIYTGNGQGDGLNSAGEFLVESASLHVKEHLDALGMPYYFVDYGAGAGWGPDCGGGHNGYCWAQDLVDYVPRLERAFAAA; encoded by the coding sequence ATGAGGTCCTTCCCGTCCGCCTGGCGCCATCGGACCAGAGCCCTCGCCGCGGCCGTGGCCCTGGCCGCCGTGACCATGCTGGCCGCGCCATCCGCACGGGCGGCCGACCCGCTCCCGCCCGTGCTGGCCGACGGCTTCGGCCTGACCCAGGTCGGCGCCGCGACCGGCACCGCCACCAACTTCGTGATCACCGTGACCACGGCCCAGGTCGCCGGCCGCCACCACATCCGGATCATCCTGCCGCGCGGCTACGCGGACCAGCCGGCCAGGCGCTATCCGGTGTTCTACCTGCTGCACGGCGCACCCGACGACCCGGCCAACCCCGGCCTGGCCTTCCCCGCGCTCACGGCCTCCGAGTCGATGATCACCGTCATCCCGGACGGCGGCCTGCGCGGCTGGTACACCAACTGGCTCGACCAGCACACCGCCGCCGGCGCGCAGAACTGGGAGACCTTCCACCTCACCCAGGTCCTCCCCTTCGTCGACGCCAACCTGCGGACCGTCACCACCAAGCAGGGGCGGGCCATCGGCGGCATCTCGATGGGCGGCTTCGGCGCCCTGCACTACGCCCAGGCCCGCCCCGACCTGTTCAGCCAGGTCGCCACCTACTCCGGTGCCGACGACATCTCGGGCGACGAGGCCGTCGTCCGGGCCGCCGTCGTCGCCAGCCTGACCAACTTCGGCGCGGCCCTCTGCGGGTCCACCACCACCCCCGGCTCCAGCTGCGGCCTGGACTTCGGCCCCTCGGTCTCCAGTGACGCGCTCTTCGGCTCGCCGTACCCGTTCTTCAACGCCGACTGGCGCTGGAACGCGGCCGACCCCTCCACACACATGGGCAGGCTGGCCGGCATGGGCATCTCGATCTACACCGGCAACGGCCAGGGCGACGGCCTCAACTCGGCCGGGGAGTTCCTGGTCGAGTCGGCGTCCCTGCACGTCAAGGAGCATCTGGACGCGCTCGGGATGCCGTACTACTTCGTCGACTACGGCGCCGGCGCCGGCTGGGGCCCCGACTGCGGCGGCGGCCACAACGGGTACTGCTGGGCCCAGGACCTGGTCGACTACGTCCCGCGCCTGGAGCGGGCCTTCGCCGCCGCCTGA
- a CDS encoding RNA polymerase sigma factor: MVAVTADEQVNSVGMIASSSGSPPGPAEFDAVFSGLLPQLYRRAVALVGDGAQDAVHDTYLKLRPNPQRLTAHPAPYAYAFRALVSVVHNSRRRRMWHILVDRVPEAPDPVGPVVVRESEWQARWLLSQLTVKQAAAVLLVDLDAHTIDEAAAILGVHRGTVARARSRALSHLRTLLKDADR; encoded by the coding sequence GTGGTCGCCGTGACGGCGGACGAGCAGGTGAATTCGGTTGGCATGATCGCGTCGTCCTCGGGATCTCCGCCCGGACCGGCGGAGTTCGACGCCGTCTTCAGCGGCCTGTTGCCCCAGCTCTACCGCCGGGCCGTCGCCCTGGTCGGCGACGGCGCACAGGACGCCGTTCACGACACCTACCTCAAACTGCGCCCCAACCCGCAGCGGCTCACCGCGCACCCCGCGCCCTACGCGTACGCGTTCCGCGCCCTGGTCAGCGTCGTGCACAACAGCAGACGGCGGCGGATGTGGCACATCCTGGTGGACCGTGTCCCCGAGGCCCCGGATCCGGTGGGCCCGGTGGTGGTCCGCGAGTCCGAGTGGCAGGCCCGCTGGCTGCTGAGCCAGCTCACGGTGAAACAGGCCGCCGCCGTCCTGCTGGTCGACCTCGACGCCCACACCATCGACGAGGCCGCCGCCATCCTCGGCGTCCACCGGGGCACCGTCGCCCGGGCCCGCTCCCGGGCCCTGTCCCACCTCCGCACCCTCCTCAAGGACGCCGACAGATGA
- a CDS encoding helix-turn-helix domain-containing protein, producing MTLHVRSGVEAGRGVEVDRVGGRWRATRPWHPALRPLLRSYAGYWDAVGLPYRVRVVPTGRAIVVINLAEPFTEIRRLGVPGPGSGRIGSLVVGLEDRPALCEHPGGQEAIRLELTPLGAYRLFAVPMRELTNHAVELRDVLGPEAPALVERLAGTRDWAARFDLLDAALLARLARGPEPAPEVGRAWRLLASTGGTVPIARIAAEVGWSQGHLIRRFTEQVGLTPKTSARVLRFHRAVTMLAHGDGSAAAVAAACGFYDQAHLSREFRALAAATPGQLAAARRVEGALAQ from the coding sequence TTGACGCTTCACGTGCGAAGCGGTGTCGAGGCCGGCCGGGGTGTCGAGGTCGACCGGGTCGGTGGGCGGTGGCGGGCGACCAGGCCCTGGCATCCCGCCCTGCGGCCGTTGCTGCGCAGCTACGCCGGCTACTGGGATGCCGTGGGCCTGCCGTACCGGGTGCGGGTGGTCCCGACCGGCCGGGCCATCGTGGTGATCAACCTGGCGGAGCCGTTCACCGAGATCAGACGGCTGGGGGTACCCGGTCCGGGCAGCGGGCGGATCGGTTCGCTGGTCGTGGGGCTGGAGGACCGGCCGGCGCTGTGCGAGCACCCGGGCGGACAGGAGGCGATCCGGCTGGAGCTCACGCCCTTGGGCGCCTACCGGCTGTTCGCCGTGCCGATGCGCGAGTTGACCAACCACGCGGTCGAACTGCGGGACGTGCTGGGGCCCGAGGCCCCGGCGCTGGTCGAGCGGCTGGCGGGCACCCGGGACTGGGCCGCCAGGTTCGACCTGCTGGACGCGGCCCTGCTGGCCCGGCTCGCGCGCGGCCCGGAGCCCGCGCCCGAGGTGGGCCGGGCCTGGCGGCTGCTCGCGAGTACCGGCGGCACCGTCCCGATCGCCCGGATCGCGGCCGAAGTGGGCTGGAGCCAGGGGCACTTGATCCGCCGCTTCACCGAACAGGTCGGGCTGACGCCCAAGACGTCCGCCCGGGTGCTGCGCTTCCACCGCGCGGTCACCATGCTGGCGCACGGGGACGGTAGTGCCGCCGCCGTCGCGGCGGCCTGCGGCTTCTACGACCAGGCGCACCTCAGCCGGGAGTTCCGGGCGCTGGCCGCCGCCACGCCCGGGCAACTGGCGGCCGCCCGCCGGGTGGAGGGCGCCCTCGCGCAGTAG
- a CDS encoding branched-chain amino acid ABC transporter substrate-binding protein, producing MALATLAGGGILAWTLTHNGTAGGAGGTAGSGATGGGSSGTPAQAGGDSAATTTVVIGVEAPLSGSLSALGLGIKNSADLAVKKANRTHEVPGVTFEVQALDDQALPANGQQNAARLVADGKVLGVVGPLNSSVAQAMLGALDQAGLAEVSPANTNPVLSQGPDWAKGAKSRPHPSYFRTVTTDAVQGPYAAQYLYQDARKTRLFVIDDNGTYGSGLAAAAGSQFSRLGGTVVGTEHVKPDDRDFSALAAKVAAAGADAVYYGGEYPAAAPLSQQLKQAGVNVPLMGGDGIYAAEFIGVNTKAEGDLATAVGASADLLSGGKIFLADYRAAGYPQEAGPYGAYAYDAAWSVIESVKAVVAANGGTLPADARAKVTKAMAAVAFDGVTGRVDFDEYGDTLNRQITVYSVKGGAWTPVRTGSYKP from the coding sequence GTGGCCCTGGCGACGCTGGCCGGTGGCGGCATCCTGGCCTGGACCCTCACCCACAACGGCACGGCGGGCGGGGCGGGCGGCACCGCCGGGTCGGGAGCGACGGGTGGCGGCAGCAGTGGTACGCCCGCGCAGGCAGGCGGTGACTCCGCGGCCACCACCACGGTGGTGATCGGCGTGGAGGCGCCGCTCAGCGGCAGCCTGTCCGCCCTGGGCCTCGGCATCAAGAACTCCGCCGACCTGGCGGTGAAGAAGGCCAACCGCACCCACGAGGTGCCGGGCGTCACCTTCGAGGTGCAGGCCCTGGACGACCAGGCGCTGCCCGCCAACGGCCAGCAGAACGCCGCCCGGCTGGTCGCCGACGGCAAGGTGCTCGGTGTGGTCGGGCCGCTCAACTCCTCGGTCGCCCAGGCCATGCTGGGCGCGCTCGACCAGGCCGGCCTGGCCGAGGTCTCGCCGGCCAACACCAACCCGGTGCTGTCCCAGGGGCCGGACTGGGCGAAGGGCGCCAAGTCCCGCCCGCACCCGTCGTACTTCCGGACCGTCACCACCGACGCGGTCCAGGGCCCGTACGCCGCCCAGTACCTCTACCAGGACGCCCGGAAGACCAGGCTCTTCGTCATCGACGACAACGGGACGTACGGCTCCGGCCTCGCCGCCGCGGCCGGCAGCCAGTTCAGCCGGCTCGGCGGGACGGTCGTGGGCACCGAGCACGTCAAGCCGGACGACCGGGACTTCTCCGCCCTGGCCGCGAAGGTGGCGGCCGCCGGGGCCGACGCCGTGTACTACGGCGGCGAGTACCCGGCGGCGGCGCCGCTGTCCCAGCAGCTCAAGCAGGCGGGCGTGAACGTCCCCCTGATGGGCGGCGACGGCATCTACGCCGCCGAGTTCATCGGCGTCAACACCAAGGCGGAGGGCGACCTGGCCACCGCCGTCGGCGCTTCGGCGGACCTCCTCTCCGGTGGCAAGATCTTCCTGGCCGACTACCGGGCGGCCGGGTACCCGCAGGAGGCCGGTCCGTACGGCGCCTACGCGTACGACGCGGCCTGGTCCGTCATCGAGTCGGTGAAGGCGGTGGTGGCCGCGAACGGCGGCACGCTGCCGGCCGACGCCCGCGCCAAGGTCACCAAGGCGATGGCGGCCGTGGCCTTCGACGGGGTCACCGGGCGGGTCGACTTCGACGAGTACGGCGACACCCTCAACCGGCAGATCACCGTCTACTCCGTCAAGGGCGGGGCCTGGACGCCGGTCAGAACGGGCAGCTACAAGCCCTGA